The genomic region ACATAATAATCTAGTCGGTTTAACAGCTCTAAAATCACAGAACGCATtggaacaataaaaacattgaaatggTAGTGCACTGTTAATTTGtaagtgaggaaaaaaataagaataaggcTATTagtttccaaaaaaacatttatacatattatacatttcagtgaaaataaaacagttcaACGTTCCACATAACTGCTATGCCGTCTCCTACACAATTCGCCATTTACTCAAAGCATCTATGAAGACATGGCgaaaaacacaatgaaatgtgaaaatgaacaaattagcaaaaatgttttgtgaaatCTGTGTATTCTGTCTTAGTTTATATGCCAGACAGCTCATTTGGCATTACTACTTTACTCCTGTCCTTACTCCTGCATTATGAGCTAAGCAATGGCAGTGGCCATAGAGATGATTGTAAAAATGCTATTAATTAATCGTGAGGTGATGCTGTCCACTAACAGTGATGTGTAAAGGCCAccttttacatctttttttagGACATACATGAAACTAAAACATGCTTAGCTAGAACAGGAAAAACTCTTGTAATCAAGGGCTATGACTGTGGACTGAATAGAGTTCTGCTTTGTCCTTCCAGGTataccttttttccccccaccagATTTGATACCTTGTGAGAACATGCCACGGAGACCCTATATCTCATCCAGACCGTAGTCCTCCTCTGGAAAATCTCCCACAGTCACAGACAGGGGCTTCACAAACGCACCGTAATTTGGTTCACACTCAAAGTACCGCTTGCCATTCACACTGAAACAAGATGCAGCCATAGCAATTGTCATTACCTCCAGAAGAACAATGACATTTTGTTTCAATCTAGAATAAAATCTTTTACAGATGAAATATCTGGGTTTAACTAAAGCATGTAAAGCTGAACTGGATAAACGATTGTAGAACCTTTACTGCCCACCATCAAAATCAATGTTCCTCTTGGTAATCATGAATCTAAATTTCTCCAAgttattttgtaaatgaaatGATGGTGGACAATACGAGGTTATAGCTATTCATGTAGTTTGTGTTCATTCCAGAGcggaaataaacaaaaatctaaaccCATATACGATCCCTGTCTgtagcaggaaaaaaaattatgctgaTACTGACCTGCCATCATTTTTGCCGAGTGGCTCGTCATATTTCACACCCACCCAGTACCCTGGTTTGAAATCTGCAGTAcctaaaaaacacagaaatattaAGTGCAAAGTGTAAAAGCATGGCCTACACAAATCTCTTTGGTGTTTACcactaaaaacaaaatgctaCTTCAAATACAAGCTTGTAGAAAGTACATTCTATATGGTTTCTATTTTGAACAccctacactatatgaacaaaagtttgtggacacctgaccataaaggttgtgtgctttttgagtaccccattccacatttagtctctatttgctgttataataaaccttCATTCTTCTCCTAGAtgtttggaatgtgcttgtggagatttgtgcttattcaggcACAATGGTGTTCAGAAAGTCATGTACAGATGTAGAGTTAGGAAACAAAAGAtcaaaagatcttccactccgaatccatcttcatggagctggctttgtgcacaggagcattgtcatgctggaacagttttgggtctcctagtttaaataaagggaatatttaatgctaccatATTCAAAGGCATCCCATACTGTTATGTGCCTATAACATTATTTGTGAAAACAGATTGGAGAAGAACCAGGTCGGGTGTCTCAACACtattgtctatatagtgtattattttaATCTGTAATCTCTGGcgggaaaaaaattatgcacTTACCTGCAAACATAACTGTGCCTATCTTTGTTGGCTGACCAGCCACTTGAACTTGACACCGCTTGCCAACTGTGATCAAAGCTAATGCAGCTTTCTCCTCGTTCTCTTTCTGAGAGAGTGTCTCTTCAAGCTTAGCCATGTTCTCTTCATTGAAGCGTCCtatcttcatgttttttttgaaGTTTCGCACAGAGTCTGAGAAAAGTCAAGTGGGTTTCAAAGCTCAAAAGACTGGAACATTGAAAGTTGACCATTAAAGTGAAGGGTAACATGAGctcacagtgacacacacatcTGGAATGAATTGAAGaacattatttcactttatctattaggtggttttaatgtttgtatttacTTTAAGGCATGCAAAAACTATATAAAGATCACTTATATTGCAATAACATTACTGATAGTAAATCTAGATACTTTGCTTTCGAGTTGCACCctctaaaaaccaaaaaaaatgttcatatgaTCAAAAgaattagataaataaaatgatttaataaccATGAATTACCTGATCTCTTTTCATATAATTCGTCAGGGATCTCATATTTCTCTACCTTGGACACATCACTGAATGCTCCGGTCAGAGAGCCGCTGCGGTCAATCACCTGCATTTAGAATATAATAATCATTCAAAATATCTCAAGTCTTTATCACGAAGtcttaaatgagaaaaaaaaaagattgttttaaCTGATTAAGAGAATTTTCAATTTCTAAAAATGCCTTTCTGTCTTTATCAGTGTCCCCTGACTTACGTGTATTCTGCAGTCATCATCAACAGGGTAAGAACCTAAAAGAGCTTCATGATCATCAAGGTTCTGCAAAAACTTGTCTGAAGAGCTGAATAACTGAAGGTCCATTGAGGCTGCGGGGCAACCGATGATGAGCTCCAGCTTGCTCTGAGGAAAACAAACACAGCAGAGGAGAATGAGATACAAGCACAACACACATCTACAGCAGGTTTCACTGCTTCAAAAAGTTTAGCATTTCCTGCTTTAGATTTTACTCTGGTACATATAAATGCAACGGTACATGAAACGGGATAAACAAGATATGACCACCAtggttttataaaaatttacagACTGCTTACGAGTTTTCTACCGAGATGTTCTTTCTGTGTGATCAGTCATATGCTTTaccaaatatgtttaatatttaaaaactgcc from Silurus meridionalis isolate SWU-2019-XX chromosome 13, ASM1480568v1, whole genome shotgun sequence harbors:
- the tbcb gene encoding tubulin-folding cofactor B yields the protein MDCVTVITNPTVSVRVTSTLSSFDVSRRFNRGITIAEFKSKLELIIGCPAASMDLQLFSSSDKFLQNLDDHEALLGSYPVDDDCRIHVIDRSGSLTGAFSDVSKVEKYEIPDELYEKRSDSVRNFKKNMKIGRFNEENMAKLEETLSQKENEEKAALALITVGKRCQVQVAGQPTKIGTVMFAGTADFKPGYWVGVKYDEPLGKNDGSVNGKRYFECEPNYGAFVKPLSVTVGDFPEEDYGLDEI